One stretch of Segatella copri DNA includes these proteins:
- a CDS encoding TolC family protein: MNRKKINENRVVACFAAILLQLPSPAGAQHFDAHIAGRKVTLQECFDLAARQNLQMQVGKKSVERAQVMQGTAWELDKTEVTFSQNPATGGESDNGFTFTQSLDFPTVYTSRRNQLKAETQAEKSRLNVVNQQLKAEIANTYYQMLYQAHRLQILQRIDSVLERYSKIAEMRYKAGESRQLEYLSADRKCNENRLEMADVKSEIERLQIDLMSQLNTQEPVKPAEENLTAIAAQNLNTYNYQQSADGLYQQDKLIALDKEIKAAKTGFAPSLSLSLRTQCVISSWNPYNIDRSRFAEGNFFGFEIGVGIPLFYGSTKAKVKAAQKDRELAEIEMRQEQTEKERDYRLCTKRLQAASNRLKYYEQNNQAHSAQISKLSAIEYENGEISYIEYVNAIEETIDVLMKHADAINEYNQAVIAIQRLTGMM; this comes from the coding sequence ATGAACAGAAAAAAGATAAATGAAAATAGGGTGGTGGCTTGTTTTGCCGCCATCCTTCTCCAGCTGCCATCCCCAGCTGGAGCCCAGCATTTTGATGCTCATATTGCGGGCAGGAAAGTTACCCTGCAGGAATGTTTCGATTTGGCTGCCCGACAGAACCTACAGATGCAAGTCGGAAAGAAATCGGTAGAACGTGCGCAGGTAATGCAAGGCACGGCTTGGGAGCTGGATAAAACCGAGGTTACCTTCTCGCAAAACCCTGCCACGGGAGGCGAATCGGACAACGGATTTACCTTTACCCAGAGCCTCGATTTTCCTACCGTCTACACATCGCGCCGCAACCAGCTCAAGGCTGAAACCCAGGCTGAAAAGAGCCGCTTGAATGTGGTAAACCAGCAACTGAAGGCTGAAATCGCCAACACCTATTATCAGATGCTTTATCAGGCTCACAGACTTCAGATATTGCAGCGAATCGACTCAGTATTAGAGCGTTACAGCAAGATAGCTGAAATGCGTTACAAGGCAGGAGAGAGCCGCCAGCTGGAATATCTCTCTGCCGATCGCAAATGCAACGAAAACCGCCTGGAAATGGCTGATGTGAAGAGCGAAATCGAGCGCCTGCAAATCGACCTCATGTCGCAGCTCAACACGCAGGAGCCCGTAAAACCGGCAGAAGAGAATCTCACGGCCATCGCAGCCCAGAATCTCAATACCTATAATTATCAGCAGTCAGCCGACGGTCTTTACCAGCAGGATAAGCTCATCGCTCTCGATAAGGAAATCAAGGCAGCCAAGACGGGTTTTGCTCCGAGTTTATCCTTATCTTTGCGCACCCAATGTGTCATTTCCAGTTGGAATCCATACAACATAGACCGTTCAAGATTTGCCGAGGGCAATTTCTTCGGTTTCGAGATTGGCGTAGGCATTCCTTTGTTTTATGGTTCTACGAAGGCAAAGGTCAAGGCAGCTCAGAAAGACCGCGAATTGGCTGAAATCGAAATGCGTCAGGAGCAGACAGAGAAAGAGCGCGATTACCGTCTCTGTACGAAGCGCCTGCAGGCAGCATCCAACCGTCTGAAATATTACGAGCAGAACAACCAGGCACATTCTGCGCAAATTTCGAAGTTGAGTGCGATAGAATATGAAAATGGCGAAATTTCGTATATTGAATACGTGAATGCCATCGAGGAAACCATAGATGTTCTGATGAAGCATGCTGATGCGATTAATGAATACAACCAGGCAGTAATCGCCATCCAGCGTCTTACGGGCATGATGTAA